One Pochonia chlamydosporia 170 chromosome Unknown PCv3seq00018, whole genome shotgun sequence DNA segment encodes these proteins:
- a CDS encoding F-box-like domain-containing protein: MDVFSRLPPEMLDMVLKNLMARDLASMSLVCKSIRSMVTRRLWKFLAIRTKDPSYKYYIPDPAYPSEALEHVLHLHFRSDWEQFLKNNIENNRCIHEQRRRNIMTGADIEDVDPPDSLDHGSTTEDEECGKLITGIHSDWRFKFLGQRAKEILATIESGQLQSFAWDFGVCVPDDLLGTDGEITKNQRSIRSLSLITDCYCQCLGDESSKVNFTKFENLRGLRWKAPRVNDLASIFEAIRANAGRLESLELDFVSWRYMEGILCLYLGKRDSLDMELEKYFTAHLTSAIPDSGSRFQSLRNLSLSHIPLTAAAGEVFNFDTLRSITLRDCPGWSAFLHVGLKPGDLLHLTTLEVKQIEMDWASGLVGWRADLGDILGRIKGLEELFVCFPRDHPDVDIWSGIARHKATLRRLSVHSRIGSEREGFFDDMYLGILDHEYCDLDQNPQSPAHPLAGLALECLGLSCSPDYFKILLSPLLSSPIQVIHIRQSLSTYHAHSLWPVHRTDSNRPLSDDLRLFANWAFGPEGLKSLKVIFFGDASFGATVQDQVVILQRDETMPHAYRAIRDYKGRSALRSHEFLRRFCDFLEACPSKAFFEA, encoded by the exons ATGGACGTCTTCAGCCGGTTGCCACCTGAAATGCTTGATATGGTGTTAAAAAAT TTGATGGCACGAGATCTAGCGTCGATGAGTCTTGTTTGCAAATCTATTCGTTCAATGGTCACACGACGGTTATGGAAGTTCCTCGCTATCCGCACCAAAGATCCGTCTTATAAGTACTACATACCCGATCCAGCATACCCGTCAGAGGCACTAGAACACGTATTGCATCTCCACTTCCGATCCGATTGGGAACAGTTCCTCaaaaacaacattgaaaataACCGATGCATACACGAACAAAGGCGACGCAATATCATGACGGGGGCCGatattgaagatgttgaccCTCCGGACTCCTTAGACCATGGTTCCACCACCGAAGACGAAGAGTGTGGCAAGTTGATCACGGGCATTCACTCTGACTGGCGTTTCAAATTTCTGGGTCAGCGTGCAAAAGAGATATTGGCCACGATAGAATCTGGTCAATTGCAGAGCTTCGC GTGGGACTTCGGGGTATGTGTGCCGGACGACTTGCTGGGGACGGACGGCGAAATCACGAAAAATCAGCGAAGCATTCGGTCTCTTAGTTTGATAACAGATTGTTACTGCCAGTGCTTGGGGGACGAAAGTAGCAAGGTAAACTTTACTAAATTTGAGAATCTGAGAGGTTTGCGATGGAAGGCACCAAGGGTTAACGACCTCGCATCGATTTTTGAGGCCATACGAGCAAACGCTGGCAGGCTGGAGAGTCTTGAACTGGATTTTGTTAGTTGGCGTTACATGGAAGGTATTCTATGTCTTTATCTGGGGAAAAGGGATTCccttgacatggagcttgAGAAGTATTTTACGGCGCATCTCACGTCCGCAATACCCGACAGCGGATCAAGATTCCAGTCACTGAGGAACCTTTCCCTCTCCCACATTCCTCTCACGGCAGCAGCCGGTGAAGTCTTCAATTTCGACACGTTACGGTCTATCACACTGAGAGATTGTCCGGGCTGGTCTGCTTTTCTGCATGTCGGCCTGAAACCCGGCGACTTACTGCACTTGACCACTCTAGAGGTGAAACAGATTGAAATGGACTGGGCCAGTGGTCTAGTGGGATGGCGAGCGGACCTAGGAGATATTCTTGGACGTATCAAAGGCTTAGAGGAGCTTTTTGTATGTTTCCCTCGGGATCACCCAGATGTGGACATTTGGAGTGGCATTGCTCGCCACAAGGCCACTTTGAGGCGTCTCAGCGTCCATTCCCGAATAGGTTCCGAAAGAGAGGGCTTCTTCGATGATATGTACCTAGGCATACTCGACCACGAATATTGTGATCTCGATCAAAATCCCCAAAGTCCCGCACACCCTCTGGCGGGCCTCGCACTGGAATGTCTCGGTCTGTCTTGCTCGCCGGATTACTTT AAAATATTACTAAGCCCACTGCTTTCTAGTCCTATCCAAGTCATCCACATCCGCCAATCTCTATCGACTTACCATGCTCATAGTTTATGGCCTGTACATCGCACGGACTCGAATCGCCCTCTATCAGACGATCTTCGTCTCTTTGCTAACTGGGCTTTTGGACCGGAAGGGTTGAAGTCATTAAAGGTTATCTTTTTTGGGGACGCTTCGTTTGGCGCGACGGTGCAAGATCAGGTTGTCATACTCCAGCGCGATGAAACGATGCCGCATGCGTACAGAGCAATACGGGACTATAAGGGTAGGAGCGCCCTGAGGAGCCATGAATTTTTGCGGCGTTTTTGTGACTTTCTGGAAGCGTGCCCAAGCAAAGCTTTCTTCGAGGCGTGA
- a CDS encoding restless-like transposase (similar to Metarhizium robertsii ARSEF 23 XP_007816583.1), producing MSASEFLESSPISIDDVPIDFELPVPSTPASSAESSLTPFSPPPTTLPTPDKYDTRLWGHFPGWVWSERSKDNYSWAWEYGYDIQHDDERRWVCKPCIQKNDPRPKNFVAIGLQNALNHLYKDHGISAPDNKTKSGLQKKAEEKPGSKRPRSIVDIWKLDPLRPREQAIANSMIRGFNRNHFQRLLIEWIVDTNQPFSVVEHERLRDIFEYLNPAVKITNANISDTTVRALINSEFKKHKARVIEALRKSPGLIHVSFDGWRARNRHSLYGIVCFFRDENSKPHKVALGVPEVRRHSGNNIATEVLYTIEAFGIEENIGYFTLDNAENNDTALEAIGKKLGFNGARRRGRCFGHIVNLSAKALLFGKDTDAFEEQLSGAEALSEAEYELWRQKGPVGKLHNFVVDVDRSDRLTYLLKELQEYDISMSDDPKIRSKSPVSVVLDNDTRWLSQLYMIRRALRLRRYFELLVAKFRIQWEEENTSKRTGQLKKSAVRPRILRDENQLTANDWSVLQHFATILGYYEDAVKTLEGDGLIRKRKRGYTGSYGNVWDVINGFEFLLGKLEKYKAMAKDFPDPEQFRIGINMAWEKLDKYYTILDTTPIYYTALALHPAYRWGWFEQAWVHKPDWIRSAKRIVQEVWDESYRDFHIVVASNDEPVAKRQKQYYNAFEEHCEQSRIDSIQTEPLLDDDTIGDEYERWQSSHESTDKTVRDPIAYWHEKRLQYPRLSRMALDFVTIQSMSAECERMFSAAGQMVVPQRCNLQAQTVGMCQVLRSWFRAGIINDLDPLFLSIIEEKKELEGIHLNDDEFRRRELSWLAAAAKTAGH from the coding sequence atgagcgcttcggaattcctagaatcgtccccaatttctatcgatgatgtcccaattgacttcgaactcccagtgccttccacgcctgcttcttctgccgagagctcattgacgccgttctccccgccgccgacgacattgcccactcctgataagtacgatacgcgtctttggggacattttccgggttgggtatggtcagaaagaagcaaagacaactactcatgggcttgggaatatggatacgacatacaacatgacgacgagcgcagatgggtctgcaagccgtgtattcagaagaacgaccccagacctaagaatttcgttgctattggccttcagaatgcgctgaatcacttatacaaggatcacggaatatctgcaccagataacaagacaaagtccggcttgcaaaagaaagccgaggagaagccagggagcaagaggccaagatcgattgtggatatatggaagctcgaccctttaagacctcgagaacaggcgattgccaactctatgatacgcggatttaatcgaaatcactttcaacgtctcctgatcgagtggatagtcgacacgaatcagccctttagtgttgttgaacatgagagactccgggatatcttcgaataccttaaccctgcagtcaagatcacgaacgccaacatctctgataccacagttcgcgcgctcatcaactccgaatttaaaaagcacaaggcgcgcgtcattgaagccctgcgaaagagccccggcttaatacacgtcagctttgacggatggagggcgcggaatcgacactcgttatacggtatcgtgtgcttcttcagggacgagaatagcaagccccacaaggtcgctctgggggtccccgaagtccgcagacattcggggaacaacattgcaacagaagtcctttataccatcgaggcttttggcatcgaggagaatattgggtattttacccttgacaatgccgagaacaacgacacagcacttgaggctattggcaaaaagctcggcttcaatggcgctcgaaggcgaggccgctgcttcggccatatagtcaatctgtctgcgaaggcactactgttcgggaaggatacagacgcgttcgaagaacaactttctggtgcagaagcgctgtctgaagccgaatacgaactttggcgacagaaagggccggttgggaagctccataatttcgtcgtggatgttgatcgatcggacagactgacatacctgttgaaagaacttcaagagtacgacatatccatgtcggacgatccgaaaatacggtcaaaaagccccgtctcggtagtgctagataacgatacgcgctggctttcccagctctatatgatccgccgcgccttgagacttcgaaggtacttcgaactgctagtcgcgaagttccgaatccaatgggaggaggagaatacatcaaaaagaactggccagttgaaaaagtcggctgtccggcctcgaatccttagagacgagaaccaacttacggccaacgattggtctgtacttcaacacttcgcgacgatccttggatactatgaagatgcagtcaagactctagaaggcgacggtttaatcaggaaacgcaagaggggttatactggttcatatgggaacgtttgggatgtgatcaatgggtttgaattcctgcttggcaagctcgaaaaatataaggcgatggcaaaagattttcctgaccccgaacagttcaggatcggcataaatatggcctgggagaaattagacaagtattacactattctcgacacaacaccgatatattataccgccctcgcactccacccggcatacagatggggatggttcgagcaggcctgggtacataagcccgactggatcagatctgcaaaaaggatagttcaagaagtgtgggacgagtcctatcgagatttccatattgtggtggcctcaaatgacgagcctgttgcaaaacgacagaagcaatactacaatgccttcgaagagcattgcgaacagtcccgtatcgactccatacagacagagcctctactggacgacgacacgattggcgacgaatacgaacgatggcaatcgagccatgagagcactgacaagactgtgcgagatccgatagcgtattggcatgagaagcgcctgcaataccctcgtctctcccgaatggccctcgactttgtcacaatacaatcaatgtctgcagaatgtgagaggatgttctcggcagcagggcagatg